One region of Ictalurus punctatus breed USDA103 chromosome 6, Coco_2.0, whole genome shotgun sequence genomic DNA includes:
- the gpr39 gene encoding G-protein coupled receptor 39, with product MDPSREQENMAEQERERDWRKLESHFELKVFLTVLYSLILILGIVGNSITIHITQVLQRNGYLHKNVTDHMVSLACSDLLVLLIGMPVELYSAIWFPFSSASGNVACKIYNFLFEACSYATILNVTTLSFERYMAICHPFRYKALAHARTAHLILAAWLSSILVAVPLLISTGTQGHVVKPGGAPAQNLTFCTNLHEYWGIYRTSIFTAFILYLLVLGSVAFMCRSMIVVLRAPMITMDASGTSVSKHESAKVKASRKQTIIFLVLIVCALFVCWMPNQVRRLMTAIKGKGEWSGSYLESYIKLHPVADTFFYLSSVLNPLLYNLSSRQFRTAFLQTLCCRLSIQHVNKRTVENNKASHASRHSLRPLLCKKSQHRNMQPSSRDAETLTPSAESSPAVQILNTPPPISSETET from the exons ATGGATCCGAGCAGAGAGCAGGAGAATATGGCTGAACAGGAAAGAGAGCGGGACTGGCGAAAGCTGGAGTCGCACTTCGAATTGAAGGTCTTCCTCACGGTACTCTACAGCCTCATTCTTATCCTGGGAATCGTTGGAAACAGCATCACTATTCACATCACGCAAGTGCTTCAGAGAAACGGGTACTTACATAAGAATGTTACTGATCACATGGTGAGCCTGGCCTGCTCTGACTTGCTGGTGTTACTGATTGGGATGCCCGTGGAACTTTATAGTGCCATCTGGTTCCCGTTTAGCTCTGCTTCTGGAAATGTAGCCTGCAAGATCTACAACTTCCTGTTCGAAGCGTGCAGCTATGCCACCATCCTAAATGTGACCACTCTGAGCTTTGAACGCTACATGGCTATATGCCATCCATTTCGATACAAAGCGTTGGCACATGCCCGCACTGCTCACCTCATCCTTGCTGCATGGCTCTCCTCCATCCTCGTCGCTGTGCCACTGCTAATTTCAACTGGAACGCAAGGTCATGTGGTGAAGCCAGGAGGAGCGCCAGCACAGAACCTGACCTTCTGCACCAACCTGCATGAGTACTGGGGAATTTATCGCACCAGCATATTCACAGCTTTCATCCTCTACCTGCTGGTCCTTGGCAGTGTGGCTTTCATGTGCAGGAGCATGATTGTTGTCCTCAGGGCACCCATGATTACTATGGATGCTTCAGGCACTAGTGTGTCTAAACATGAGAGCGCCAAGGTCAAAGCATCGCGCAAGCAGACCATCATTTTCCTAG TGCTGATCGTGTGTGCGCTGTTCGTGTGCTGGATGCCAAACCAGGTGCGACGCTTGATGACGGCAATCAAAGGCAAGGGTGAATGGAGCGGGAGTTACCTGGAATCATACATCAAACTGCACCCTGTAGCTGACACCTTCTTCTACCTGAGCTCCGTGCTGAACCCTCTGCTCTACAATCTCTCATCACGCCAGTTTCGCACAGCCTTCCTCCAGACGTTGTGCTGCCGTCTCTCTATCCAGCATGTTAACAAGAGAACGGTGGAGAACAACAAAGCTTCCCACGCCTCCCGCCATTCACTGCGTCCTCTGCTGTGTAAAAAATCCCAGCACAGGAACATGCAGCCGTCCAGCAGAGATGCCGAAACTCTGACCCCGAGTGCAGAGAGCAGCCCTGCTGTTCAAATCTTAAACACACCTCCACCTATTTCATCAGAGACGGAAACGTGA